The genomic stretch GGTACCTGTCGGCCCCCGACCACACCCCCTTCGGGCCCGTCGAGGTGCCCTCCGGGCACTACTTCATGATGGGCGACAACCGGCCGAACTCGGCCGACAGCCGCTCGAGCCTCGGGCCTATCGCGGGCGAGGACCTCGTCGGCCGCGCGTTCGTCGTCATCTGGCCGTTGCAGCGGGTCGACACCCTGCCGATCGCCGACTACGCCGAGGAACCCGAGCGCGGGCGCGCGACGGCTACTGTGGGCCCATGAGCGCCGAGGACCTCGAGCGGTACGAAGCCGAGATGGAGCTCAAGCTCTACCGCGAGTACCGCGACGTCGTGGGCATGTTCTCCTACATCGTGGAGACCGAACGCCGCTTCTACCTCACCAACGACGTCCAGCTGACCACGCACGGCGACGCGGACACCACCTGGTTCGAGATCGAGCTGACCGACGCGTGGGTCTGGGACATGTACCGGCCCGCCCGTTTCGTCCCATCCGTTCGCGTACTGACCTTCCACGACGTCAACGTCGAGGAGCTCGCCAAGGACAGCGGCGGCGACGCGCCGTTCGTGCCGGAGGACACCTAGCGGTGGGGTTCAACGCCACCCGCCGCTATCGCGACTCCAAGACGCGCGACATCGTGCTGCTCGTCGTGGCTGTCGTCGTCATCGCCGCCGCGATCGCCTGGGGGATGGGCGTCCTGTAGCGGCCGCGCCCGGCGTTGTCCACAGGCCGTTGAGACCGGCCGTCGAGGAGGCGGACGGCCGGGGCTAGCGTCGCGGCATGGGTTCCTCCCCGCGCACGGCCGGTATCGGGCGCATCGGCGAGCAGATCGCCGCGCGCCATCTCGAACGCGCCGGGCTCACCGTCGTCGAGCGCAACTGGCGGTGCGCCGACGGTGCGCTGCGCGGCGAGCTCGACATCGTGGCCGTCGACGGGCGCACCCTCGTCGTCTGCGAGGTCAAGGCGCGCCGCCGCGCGGACGCCGACGACGCGCTCGAAGCCGTCACGCCCCGCAAGCAGCGCCAGCTGCGGCTGCTGGCCACCGCCTACGCGGCCGGGCTGGCGTGGCGTCCGGCGGACCTGCGCATCGACGTCGTCGCCGTGTGGTGGCCGGTGACGGGTGGCGGGGCCGAGGTGCTCCACCTCCGTGGCGTCGGGGAGCCATGAGCACCGGACTGCACGGCCGGGCACGCAGCGTCGCCGTGGTCGGGCTCGACGCGGTCCCCGTCGCCATCGAGGCGCATGTAGGCGGCGGCTTGCCGGGGATGACGGTGATCGGCTCGTCGGGGCCGGCGGCCCGCGAAGCCGTCCACCGGGTGCGCACCGCCCTGTCGGCGGCGGGGCTGCTGCCGGGCGCGCGCAAGGTGCTCCTGTCGCTCGCCCCGGCCGATGTTCCGAAGGCCGGCGCGCGATTCGACCTCGGCATGGCGCTCGCGGTCCTCGCTGCGGTCGGCACCTTTCCCGAGACAGCGATCGAGGAGACGGCGGCCATCGGCGAGCTCGCGCTCGACGCGGCGGTGCGGACGGTCCCCGGCGTCCTGCCCGCCGTCGCCTCGCTGCCGGCCTCAGGCGTGCGCCGGGTGCTGCTCGCCGACGGCAACGCAGCCGAGGCGTCGCTCGTCGAGGGGCTTGCCGTCGTGCCGGTGTCCGACCTCGCCGAGGCGGTCGCGGTGGTCTGCGGGGAGCGTGCCGCCCGCCCGGTTCCGGAGCTGCCGCCGAAGGCTGCCGGGTGGGGCGCGCCCGACCTCGCCGACGTACGCGGTCAGGCCGAGGCGCGCCGGGCGCTCGAGATCGCCGCCGCCGGGGGCCATCATGTGCTCCTCGTGGGCCCGCCCGGTTGCGGCAAGTCGATGCTTGCCCGCCGGCTGCCGGGCATCCTGGCGCCGCTGTCCCACGCCCAGGCGATGGAGCTCGCCACGATCCGCTCCGTGGCCGGGCGCTTCGCCGGCCGCAGCGGTTGCGCGCTCGACACCGTGCCTCCGTTCCAATCGCCGCACCACGGCGTGTCCGCCCCCGCGCTCCTCGGTGGCGGCAGCGGCGTGGCCCTGCCCGGCCAGGTGTCGCTCGCGCACCGTGGCGTGCTCTTCCTCGACGAGCTGTTCGAGTGGTCACGCGCCGTCCTCGAGGGGCTTCGGGAGCCCCTGGAGGAGGGCGTCGTGCGCATCGCCCGCTCGAAGGCGACGGTCACCTACCCGGCGCGCTTCCAGCTCGTGTGCGCGGCCAACCCGTGCCCGTGCGGGGGCGGGGACGCGTGCGCGTGCGCCGACGAGGCGATCTGGGGGTACCGGGCGAAGCTGTCCGGCCCCCTTGCCGACCGGCTGGACCTCGCGCCGACGCTCGTCCCACTGACCGCCGACGACCTCCTCGCGGCCCATGACGGCGAGCCGAGCGCCGCGGTCGCCACCCGGGTCGCCGCAGCCCGCGCGGCCGCCACGCACCGCTGGGGCCAGGGCGCCCTGAACGCCGACATGCCGGCCGCGCGTGTGCGAGCCGTGACGCGGCCCGCGGCGCTCCGGTTCCTCGCCGGGGCCGTCGAGCGCGGTGAGCTGACCGGCCGCGGCTACGACCGGGTCCTGCGGGTCGCGCGGACCTGCGCGGACCTCGAAGGCGCGGACGTCGTCACCCGCGAGCACGTCCTCGAGGCGCACGCGCACCGTCTCGCCCTGCGCGCGGCGGGGCGCACGCCGGTGGGGGGGCGGGCATGACCCCCGGGCGGCGCGGTGTGCGGGTCCACCGGTGACCGCGCCAGGACAACCGAACACCGTGCCCGAGTGGGCACGCCGGCTGTCGGCCGGCGCCGACCCGGCGCTCGTCGCCCGCGTCGTGCGGCTCGCCGCCGCGGAGTGGGTACATCCCGAGCGCGTCCGACGGGCCCTCGCCGCCCGTCTCGACGCGGGCCGGTCCACCGCCGCCGCGCCGCTCATCGAGGCGCTGGAGGTGTGCGGCGCCGGGCCGCTGCCGTCCGCGGCTGCGGCGGAACGACTGGCCTGCCGGCTGCTGCGGCTTGGCACCAAGATCGCCGTGGTCGGCGAGCCCGGGTACCCGGCGCGCCTGTCGACCGCCTGGCCGGAGCTCGGTGCGCCGCTGTGGCTGTTCGTGCGCAGCGCCGACGGGCGCGTGCCGCACGGGACGGCGGCGGTCGCCGTCGTCGGCACCCGCCATCCCACCCTCGAGGGGCTGCGCACCGCCCGTGACCTCGGCCGGCTCCTCGCGGGGCGCGGGGTCGTCGTCGTCTCCGGCATGGCCCGCGGCATCGACCAGGCGGCGCACACCGGCGCGCTCGACGCCGACGGGGCGACGGTCGGGGTCCTCGGCACCGGTCTCGACGTCGCCTACCCCGCGGGACACGCGGGGCTGCGCGACGCCGTCGCCGCCTCCGGAGGTCTCGTGAGCGAGTACCCGCCGGGGACGCCTCCTCGACCGCCGAACTTCCTCTGGCGCAACCGGATCGTCGCCGGGCTGGCGGACGCGACCGTCGTCGTGGAGGGGCGCGCCCGCAGCGGTGCGCTGCAGACCGCGCGGGTCGCCGCCGCGCAGGGACGCGAGGTGCTCGCCGTGCCGGGGTCGCTCTACCAGCCGGCGAGCCGCGCGCCGCTCGACCTCATCCGCGACGGCGCCCGGGCGCTCACCCGCCTCGACGACGTCTTCGAGGTGCTCGGCGCCCTGCCGCCACCCGCCCCGCCGCGAGGCACGCAGACGCCATTCCCGGGCGTCGACGGGGTGGCGGGCGAGGTGCTGCGGCTGCTCGGCGCCGCGCCTGCCACGCCCGACCGCCTCGCGGCGGCGAGCGGACACGCCGTCGGTGCGGTGCTCGCCGCGCTCGCCGACCTCACCGCCCGCGGCCTGGCCGCCACGACCCCGCGGGGAGTCGTCGCCGTCGGCGTCCCGCCCGAAGGCGCTGGCGACGGGTGAACCCGACGCCGGTCACCCCAGCAGTGCCCACACCGCCCGCGCGGGGACGTCGGCGGGGTTGGCCCAGGCGCGCACCGGGTCGTTCACGAGGATCGCGTCGCCCTGCTGCAACGTCTCCTCGCTCTGACCGATCGACAGCTGGAGAACGCCGTCCACGACCACCCCGAACTCCCGGCGCTTGGTGGAGAAGAACGGACGGTTCCCGGACGCGCCCGGCTCGCAGAGCAGCAGGTGCACGGTGAAGTCGGCGGACTGGACCACCGTCTCCGCCGTCACGCCCGGCTGGATCTCCTCCGCGGAGTGGCTGCTGCGGGGGAACACGCGGTGGGTGGAACGTTGAGCCTCGAGGTCGCCGAGCGGGACGCCGAGCGCCTCCCAGACCCGCATGAGGACGTCGCCGGAGATGCCGTGGTGGCCACGCTCGGTCTGCGACAGCGCGCTCGGGCTGACCCCCACCCGCCGGGCGAGCTCCGCCTGCGACAACCCCGCGGCGATGCGCTGCCGCCGGATGAGCCGACCGACCCGTTGACGGTTCACGGGTGACCGGTCCACGACCTGCACGCCGTCGGGCTCGACGACGAAGGCTATCCGCCCCTCGAGGAGGTCCTCCGAGCGGCCGTGGGCCTTGCGCAGCTCCATCCACCACCGCTCGCCGTCCCGCCCGAGGTCGATGACGACCTGGGTGATCTGGGCGAGCTTGGCGAGGAACGCGGGAGTGTGCGCGCTGCGCTCCAGCGTCCAGTACGCGATCGTGCGCTCCTCGTAGAGCTTCGGGCACATCCAGAGGAACAGCGACAGCGCCCCCTCGGTGCTCCAGCGCCGCTGCATGGCGGTGAGCCCGTCGAACACGTACGTAGCGCCCGCGCCGAGTTCCTGGGTGACGCGGTAGAGCACCTCCCGGACGGCGGCCGGGGTCGCGTCCCTGATGTGCTGCACCCCCACGTCGTTCCGGGGCGGCTCCGCCGCGACGCCGGTACCCGTGCAGTCCACGACGAGCAGCGCCGACCCGAACCGGTGGTGGATCTCCTCCGGGGGCAGGCGGAAGCTCACGTAGACGACGGGCCCGCGCTCCGGGTCGAGCTCGAGAACGCCGGCCAGCACGAAGTGCGCATCCACCTCCGCGTCGGCCTGAAGCACGACGTTGTCGCCTGCGCGCAGGCCGCCCGTGAGCTCCTCGAGGATCTGCTTGACGCTCGCTGGCGTAGCGGTCACGACGCGCCTTCCCTGCTGGACAGCCGGCCGGGAGTATCCCCCGAGCAGGCTCCGCGGGGAAGTCGCTGCTTCCCCGCCCCGAAGGCCGGGTAGGCCGCAGGGGATGACCCGCCGCCAACGAAGGACCGACTGATGGGCGCAAACGTCGCGCAGAAGCTGCTCGCTTCGCACCTCGTCTCGGGGGATCCCACGCCGGGTCGGGAGATCGGCGTGGCGATCGACCAGACGCTCACCCAGGACGCGACGGGGACGCTCGTCATGCTCGAGCTGGAGGCGATGCAGCTCGACGTCGTGCGCACCGAGGCCAGCGCCCAGTACGTCGACCACAACCTGCTGCAGACCGACGAGCGCAACCCCGACGATCACCTGTTCCTACGCAGCGCCTGCCGGCGGTTCGGCGTCTGGTACTCCCCGCCGGGCAACGGCGTCAGCCACGCGGTGCACATGCAGCGCCTCGGCGTCCCTGGCAAGACCATGGTCGGCTCCGACAGTCACACCCCCGCCGCCGGGTCGCTCGGGATGCTCGCCATCGGCGTGGGTGGCCTCGAGGTCGCGATGGCCATGGCCGGACGACCGCTCTACCTCACCATGCCGGAGATCTGGGGCGTCGAGCTCACCGGCCGTCTGCCCGACTGGGTGAGCGCGAAGGACGTCATCCTCGAGCTGCTGCGCCGCCACGACGTGAAGGGCGGGGTCGGGCGCATCATCGAGTACCACGGTCCGGGGCTGTCCGACCTCGACGCCATGGACCGCCACGTCATCGCGAACATGGGCGCCGAGCTCGGCGCGACCACGACGGTCTTCCCCGCCGACGGCGCGGTGCGCACGTTCATGGAGCGCGAGGGGCGCGGCGACCAGTTCGTCGAGCTACTCGCTGACGACGACGCCACCTACGACCTGCAGGAGCAGATCGACCTGTCGTCCCTCGAGCCGCTCATCGCCAAGCCGTCGAGCCCCGGCAACGTCGTGCCCGTGCGCGAGGTGGCCGGCACCGAGATCTACCAGGCCTACGTCGGCTCTTCGGCGAACCCGGGGCTGCGCGACCTCGCGATGGCGGCGATGCTCGCCAGCGGGCGACGCACCGCCGATGGCGTGTCGTTCGACATCAACCCCGCCAGCCGGCAGGACCTCGAGAACCTCACGAACATGGGCCTGCTGATGCCGCTGCTGCACTCCGGGGCCCGCCTGCACCAGGCCGGCTGCAACGGCTGCATCGGCATGGGCCAGGCGCCCGCCACCGGCCGGCCGAGCCTGCGCACCACGCCGCGCAACTTCCCCGGCCGCTCGGGCACGCGCGAGGACATGGTGTACCTGTGCTCGCCGGAGACGGCGACGGCGTCCGCGCTGCGGGGGGTCATCACCGATCCGCGCGACCTCGAAGGCGACGGCATGGTCTACCCGTCCTTCGCCTACCCCGACGACTACCGCATCAACGAGCAGATGCTCACCCCGCCGCTGCCCGCCGGCGCCGCGGTCAAAGAGGAGCTCGTCAAGGGGCCCAACATCTCCTCGCTGCCCGACTTCGACCCGCTGCCCGACGACCTGGAGGCGCCGGTGCTGCTGAAGACCGGCGACAACGTGTCCACCGACGACATCATGCCCGCCGGCCAGCGGGTCCTGCCCTTCCGGTCGAACATCCCGGCCATCGCCGAGTTCGTCTACTACCAGTACGACGAGACCTACGTGCGCCGGGCGAAGGGGGCCGCGGCCACCGGTCACGTCATCGTCGGCGGCGAGAACTACGGGCAGGGCTCGTCACGCGAGCACGCCGCGATCGCGCCGCGCTACCTCGGCCTGCGCGCCGTCGTCGCGAAGAGCTTCGCCCGCATCCACTGGCAGAACCTCGCCAACTTCGGGATCCTCGCCGCCGAGTTCGCCGACCCGGAGGACTACGACCGGGTGAGCCAGGGCGACGTGCTCGTCCTGCGCGGGGTCCGCGCCGCGCTCGTCGAGCGCGGTCAGCTCGCCGTCGAGAACCGCACCCGGGGGGAGACCTACGCGCTGCGCCACCGCCTGTCGCCCCGCCAGGTCGAGATG from Egibacteraceae bacterium encodes the following:
- a CDS encoding YraN family protein codes for the protein MGSSPRTAGIGRIGEQIAARHLERAGLTVVERNWRCADGALRGELDIVAVDGRTLVVCEVKARRRADADDALEAVTPRKQRQLRLLATAYAAGLAWRPADLRIDVVAVWWPVTGGGAEVLHLRGVGEP
- a CDS encoding YifB family Mg chelatase-like AAA ATPase encodes the protein MSTGLHGRARSVAVVGLDAVPVAIEAHVGGGLPGMTVIGSSGPAAREAVHRVRTALSAAGLLPGARKVLLSLAPADVPKAGARFDLGMALAVLAAVGTFPETAIEETAAIGELALDAAVRTVPGVLPAVASLPASGVRRVLLADGNAAEASLVEGLAVVPVSDLAEAVAVVCGERAARPVPELPPKAAGWGAPDLADVRGQAEARRALEIAAAGGHHVLLVGPPGCGKSMLARRLPGILAPLSHAQAMELATIRSVAGRFAGRSGCALDTVPPFQSPHHGVSAPALLGGGSGVALPGQVSLAHRGVLFLDELFEWSRAVLEGLREPLEEGVVRIARSKATVTYPARFQLVCAANPCPCGGGDACACADEAIWGYRAKLSGPLADRLDLAPTLVPLTADDLLAAHDGEPSAAVATRVAAARAAATHRWGQGALNADMPAARVRAVTRPAALRFLAGAVERGELTGRGYDRVLRVARTCADLEGADVVTREHVLEAHAHRLALRAAGRTPVGGRA
- the dprA gene encoding DNA-processing protein DprA, with the translated sequence MTAPGQPNTVPEWARRLSAGADPALVARVVRLAAAEWVHPERVRRALAARLDAGRSTAAAPLIEALEVCGAGPLPSAAAAERLACRLLRLGTKIAVVGEPGYPARLSTAWPELGAPLWLFVRSADGRVPHGTAAVAVVGTRHPTLEGLRTARDLGRLLAGRGVVVVSGMARGIDQAAHTGALDADGATVGVLGTGLDVAYPAGHAGLRDAVAASGGLVSEYPPGTPPRPPNFLWRNRIVAGLADATVVVEGRARSGALQTARVAAAQGREVLAVPGSLYQPASRAPLDLIRDGARALTRLDDVFEVLGALPPPAPPRGTQTPFPGVDGVAGEVLRLLGAAPATPDRLAAASGHAVGAVLAALADLTARGLAATTPRGVVAVGVPPEGAGDG
- a CDS encoding DUF2469 domain-containing protein — its product is MSAEDLERYEAEMELKLYREYRDVVGMFSYIVETERRFYLTNDVQLTTHGDADTTWFEIELTDAWVWDMYRPARFVPSVRVLTFHDVNVEELAKDSGGDAPFVPEDT
- a CDS encoding aconitate hydratase — protein: MGANVAQKLLASHLVSGDPTPGREIGVAIDQTLTQDATGTLVMLELEAMQLDVVRTEASAQYVDHNLLQTDERNPDDHLFLRSACRRFGVWYSPPGNGVSHAVHMQRLGVPGKTMVGSDSHTPAAGSLGMLAIGVGGLEVAMAMAGRPLYLTMPEIWGVELTGRLPDWVSAKDVILELLRRHDVKGGVGRIIEYHGPGLSDLDAMDRHVIANMGAELGATTTVFPADGAVRTFMEREGRGDQFVELLADDDATYDLQEQIDLSSLEPLIAKPSSPGNVVPVREVAGTEIYQAYVGSSANPGLRDLAMAAMLASGRRTADGVSFDINPASRQDLENLTNMGLLMPLLHSGARLHQAGCNGCIGMGQAPATGRPSLRTTPRNFPGRSGTREDMVYLCSPETATASALRGVITDPRDLEGDGMVYPSFAYPDDYRINEQMLTPPLPAGAAVKEELVKGPNISSLPDFDPLPDDLEAPVLLKTGDNVSTDDIMPAGQRVLPFRSNIPAIAEFVYYQYDETYVRRAKGAAATGHVIVGGENYGQGSSREHAAIAPRYLGLRAVVAKSFARIHWQNLANFGILAAEFADPEDYDRVSQGDVLVLRGVRAALVERGQLAVENRTRGETYALRHRLSPRQVEMVETGGLIPLFRRTLAAT
- a CDS encoding helix-turn-helix domain-containing protein translates to MTATPASVKQILEELTGGLRAGDNVVLQADAEVDAHFVLAGVLELDPERGPVVYVSFRLPPEEIHHRFGSALLVVDCTGTGVAAEPPRNDVGVQHIRDATPAAVREVLYRVTQELGAGATYVFDGLTAMQRRWSTEGALSLFLWMCPKLYEERTIAYWTLERSAHTPAFLAKLAQITQVVIDLGRDGERWWMELRKAHGRSEDLLEGRIAFVVEPDGVQVVDRSPVNRQRVGRLIRRQRIAAGLSQAELARRVGVSPSALSQTERGHHGISGDVLMRVWEALGVPLGDLEAQRSTHRVFPRSSHSAEEIQPGVTAETVVQSADFTVHLLLCEPGASGNRPFFSTKRREFGVVVDGVLQLSIGQSEETLQQGDAILVNDPVRAWANPADVPARAVWALLG